The segment AAAAGAACAATGTATGGAAGATGCAAATTTGAAACATTAAAGAACAAAATTCTCATGATAGAGCAAAGTTAATTCAAGTATCTTTGGAAAGAACCGTTTTTATTTTACCATTTACACCCACTGTTAAAAGACAATAACTTTTAGACCAAAAAGCAGACTTCCAAAGTTTATCTTTTATACATGGAAATTCTTTTTTGATAATCCTTGATGAAGCATTTTATACGCATTAATGAACTTAGATAATTCAGAATTAGGTTGAGAAGAAAACAAAACGTGTATATGGTCTTGATCGTGATTCCATTCTTTTAAGATATTTTTCTCCAATACGTTCAAAAATCTGGTTTAATCTCATTGAGATAGTATCATTAACAACTTTTCTTCTGTATTTAGTTACAAGAACTAAGTGGTAATTTAAAGATAGAATGATTATTTGTTTCCAAAATCATTTTTTAATCTTCAAAATATATATTAACACTAATGTTATAACATAAGTGTACCAAAATTGCAAATTCATCCCCGCCTTACAGAAGACGGAGTATTCTTTGTGTGTTTTGATAAAATGGTGTGATAAAAAATTTATTAAAATAATATAATACATAATAACTTTAGTTTTTGTCATGAACTCACTCCCTTTTGAAATTTTATCATGTCAATTTAATTAAAATACACTTTGCAATATGAATAAAATATTAATATTAGCAATAATAGTTAATAATAGGTGACTATTTATGATTAATTATAAATTTTTGTTATTTTTATAAAATATTTAATCAAAATTATGTGATAAAATATAATGGGGGTGATAAGATGAAAAGAATAAAATTAGGTATTGTAGGAACTGGTATTGCAGCTAGAGATTTGCATTTACCTGGATTAAAAGAATTAGAAGATAAATTTGAAGTTGTAGCATTATATAATAGAACAAAGGAAAAAGCAATACAATTTTCTAATTATTTAAATAATAATCCAAAAATTTATGATTCATATGATAAATTGTTAGATAATGTAGAAGCTGTTGATTTAGCCTTACCAGTACAATTAAATTATGAATTTATAGAAAAGGCTTTGAAAAAAGGAGTAAATGTTATTTGTGAAAAACCAATATCTATAAATGTAGAAGAAGGTAAAAAAATTGTTGAATTATCAAAAAAATATAAAAATGTAATTTATATAGCTGAAAATTATAGACATTTTACAGCTTTTGATAAAATAAAAGAATTGACTTCAAAGATTGGTAATGTATATTATTTGCAATGGAATTTGTGGATTTATATGTCAAAAGATAATAAATATGCAAATACACCATGGAGACAAAATCCAGAACATATTGGTGGATTTATTTCAGATGCAGGAGTTCACCATGTTGCAAGTATGAGAAAAATATTTGGAGATATAAAATGGGTATATGGTTCTGTTAAAGACATAACAGATTATTTAGGCGGACCAGATTTATTATCTTCTACTTTTGAATTCGATAATGGAATACTTGGCAATTATAATGTTTCATATGCAATGGATGGGAAGAATATATTAATGATAAAAGGAGAATTAGGAGATATTATATTTGAAGATGATATAATTAAAGTTATAAAATATAGAGATAAAGTTATAGAATATTATGACGAATATAAGACTCATGATGAAAATTCTTATAAAAAGGAATTTGAAGATTTTTATGAAGTCATAAATGGTAAGGAAAATGATTTAGGTAATGCAGAAGAAGCCTTAAAAGATTTAGCTTTTATTGAAGCTGCAATAAAATCAAACGGTGAAAAAAGAGTGTATATAAATGATTTAATAAAATAAAGGGCGTTAGCCCTTTATTTTATAGTTATTGCAAAAATATGCATTGTAGGCTTTTTAGGTAAAAAAATGTTTTTTAGTTCTTTATTTTTTAAATCAAATGTATTTAAATATATTTTAGGATTTAGATTTTCTTTTATACCTAAACCATTATATCTGTAAATAGTATCAATAACAATATTTTCGCCATATATTGGTGATTGGCACCAATCAGAAAAACTTAATAATTCTTCTTGTATTTCTCCGTCAATATATTCAATTAATATTTTTTCTTGATAATTACCGTGTTCTGAAGAACCTAATATAAATAATTTTTGGCCTTTTGTGTTATTAATTTCTAATCTTTGACCAGCACATACAAGATTATCATTTCCATCTATTTTTATTTTAAAAGGTATATCATTATATTTAATAAAATTATTTGATAATTCTTTAATAATTTCTTCGGAAGGATATTTTGCACCAAATACTCCATCAGGATTATCGAAATTTCCTTCTCGTCTATTTGAAAATGAGGTAATTCCATCATTATTGAAAACATTATCTAAGTCGAGAATGGAATAATTATCTATATTATATGTCTTTAAAGATAGATTAGAATAATCATTAGAATTGGTATTATATTTATAATTAATTTTATTAATAGTATCATTTGTTAGTTCTATAAATTCATTATCTAATTTTATTATATATGTATATTTTTGAGGAATTAAAAGAATTTGATCTAAATACAACGTTCTATTATTTTGTGGGGTTATCGAAATAGTTAATTTGCCTTTTTCTAATTTAATAGGAATAAAGTTTCTATTAGAAACAATTTTTTCTTTACCAGAATAAATTTTTATTTCTGATTCTGGTATATTTCCAATTAAATGAATATAATATTCACCAGAAAATTCGATCATAGTTTTTAATGCTATTTTTTCATTAGTTTTAATTTGTATATTACCAGAATTATCTAATTCAAAGTAATATATACCAGTATCCATTTTTTCTGCTTCCATTAAAATAGCTTGATTACCACCGATAGTTTTAGAATAATAAAATTTTTCATATTCTTTTGGAAGTGATTTTAATCTAGTAAGAGCTATTAATGCAGAAATTGTTGATTCTGCACCAGCATTTTGGTTAACATATACCGAATGCATACCATCAAATCCTTCGCCATTATATCCAAGCATAGGGAAATTTAAATGGTTATTACCTGAATAAAAAGATCCAAATAAAAAGGCTTTAATAGCATAATTTTCATTATTAGTAACTAAATACAAATTAGATAAAGTAGATATTATTGTTTCTAAACCATATGAAAGATATGGATATTTGATAATGAAATTTTTTATTTCATAAACTGGGCCAATTGATAATAAAAGATCATAAAAATTTACATATTTTATTACAGAATCTAAGTATTTTTTATCATTTGTTATTTTATAAGCTTCTATTAATGCCTCACCTTGCCTTGAACCCCAAGTATGCCATAAAAATTGATTTTTATTACCCTCATTATAAGTTCCATAATATGGTCCATCTTTTACTTGATAATTTAATATAGAATCAGATAATTTGATGATATATTCTAAATCATTTGGATCATTTGAATAAATAAAATATTTGCTCAATCCAAGCAATAATAAAGAAGTAACGTCAGTACTGTTATTTAAGAGATTTTCTGAATTCAAATTACTTAATAAAATTTTTTTTACTTTAGAAGCTGATTTTATTAATAAAATATTTAATTCTTCATCGGGGAAGATATTTATAGCATTACTAATAGCCCAAAATGCTCGGGCAGCCCACCAACTAGCTGATTTTTTGCTAGTAACACCTAATTTATTTATAGAACCATCTTCAAACACAAAATTATAAAAATCTCCATCATAGTCTTGCATTGCTAATACAAATTCTAACGCTTCTTTAGCTCTAGTATAGTAAAAATCTTTTTTTTCTAATTTATATAAATCAGTATATAAGATTGCAACTCTTGCAACATCGTCAACACATGTAACTCCTTCTCCGGGAGCTGGTTTGTGGATATATCTATTTCCATATTTATCTGCATATATCCAATAACCAATATATTCTTTCTCTCCTATTTTAAAAGTATCTCTTAAAAATTCAAGATGATTAAAATTTAATTCTAAGGAAAAAACATTTATCGTTAAAAATAGTAGAATAAATATAATAATTTTTTTCATATTTTACCTCCAAAAAAGGGCACTTAAGTGCCCTAATTTTATTCTGATATATGAATTTTTTGAATTTCTAAAGTTCTTTTTTCTAAAAAGTCAATAGCTTCATTAGAATCTCTTGATTGGAATAAAGAATAATATCTTTTATATTTTACAATATCACCTGCTTTGAATTTTGCCATCCAGTACTTACCTACATTTTCTTCAGAATATGGAGGGAATACACCTTTTGTTGCTTCGTAATTATCCATTTCACCAGGTAACCATCTAAAGATACCATCTCTAAATTCTCTACTTTCATAGAACCAGAAATCGTTAAATACAAAATCTTTTAAATCAGAATAAACAACAGGTTTTTCAGGTAATATTTCAGCAGCACCTAAACCATATTTTGGTGAGAAATTAGCTCTCCAACTTTCTTGAGAAACAAATGCATATGTAGCTCCCCACCATAATGGTTTCATAGAATCAATAGCTGGAAACTCAATGTATGGTTTTCCATTTACATATTTAACTGCATTTCTTTGTGTCCAATAATCAAGTGGTGTACCATTAATTTGTTCAGCCCAAACCATTCTTCTGAACATTGGTAAAATATGTAAAGCATTATCATCTATGCTTGTTATTGGAGCAGTAGCCATCACTTGTAATTTCATTATATCAACATAATTTGTAAATTCAAATGTATTTTCAACTAAAACATCACCAGTTTTGAAAATATGGGTTACAATATGCTGATTTAATCCAGGTAATAATTTTGAATATAAATCGGAAACTACAGTTACCGCTATTGGACCTGCTTCTAAAACCTTTACTTTTTCAATATCAAAACCTGAAGAAGTAAATTCAACATGTTTTCCTAATTTTCCATCGATATAAAATGTGCTTCCTGACCATCCAGCAACCCTAGCAGTACCTAATTCATTGTATATTGTCCCATTAATATCTTTGTATCTTACAAAATTAGCTAATCCATATTTATTTATTTTAACATCAAAATCCTTTGAAGTAACTAAATATTCGCCATTTTCTTCATTTACTGAAAAATAAGGTTCGAAAGTCATTAAATCCATATCAGAATTATCTGAAATAATAATTTTAGCAGTTTTTTTAAAAGTAAATAACAATATATCTTCTGATGAAATTCTTTGGTTACCATCAATATCATCAATTTGATATGGCAAATAAATACCATTCTCATCCATAATTCTTATAGAATACCAGTTTGCATCAAAATCTTCTCCAACAATATCAAGGATTTTTGAAAAGGAAATTGTATATGGGACATCCATCCATGTCATTTGATCTGTTTTTACTTCAATAATTCTTTCTTCTGCCATAACAAATATACTTAATAATACTAAAATTGCCAAAATAAAGCTTTTTTTCATTGTTTTACCCCCTTTTATAAATTTAAGGTTAAGCGCTTACATATTTATTATATATTTTTATATAAACTTTGCAAAATTTGAAGAACGATGTTTAAAAGTAAATATAAGAAATTAGGGATAAATATGGAAATATTTTAAAGATTTATTAATTTTATTTTGTTTAAAAATAAGAAAAATAAAATAAAATTATAATAAACAATATTATTTCAAATTAATGAAAAATATTTGGATTTTTTGAGTTTTTAAAAAAATACTTTTATATGTTATTATAAGATTGGGTTAAGCGCTTACAGGAGGTGTGATTATGGCTAATATTGAAGATGTAGCAAAACTTGCTGGAACATCAATAGCGACGGTTTCTAGAATAATTAATAATAAAGGTAAAGTATCTGAAAAAACTAAAATAAAAGTATTAAAAGCTATAGAAGAATTAAATTATAAGCCTTCAAGTCAAGCAAAGCATCTTGCAAAAGTAAAGTATGGTTTTAAAATTGGTGTATTAATAAGTGATAGGATAAAAAGTATTTTAGATAAAAATAAAAATGAATTTGGAGAAATGGATTTTTATTCTACTGTATTAGAAGGTATTTATGATGGAGCTAAAGAAAATAAATCAAAGATTAAATTATTTACTTTTGATGAATATTTAAATACTGAAAAAGATTGTGATGGTATTTTAATTATTGGATCCGATAAAATTCCTGATGAAATTTTGAATTGTAATATTAATATGGTTTTAGTTGATAATTATATCGTAGGGAAAAAAATTAATGCAGTGATATCTAATGGTTTTGATGGTGCATATTATGTGGTTGATAAAATGATAAAAAGAAATTATAAAAGAATTATTCATGTGCATGGATCTTTAGAATTTTACGAATTTAGAAGAAGATTTGAAGGGTATGAATTAGCTATGAAACAAAATAATTTATTACCTATAACATATGAGGTTGCAGAAAATCAAGAATCTATAAATTATATTATAGATTTAATATTGTCTAAAAATCCTGAAGTTATTTTTGCATCAAATGATCCAATAGCCATAATGATTTTAAATTCTTTAAAATCAAAAAACATTAAAGTTCCAGAAGATATACAAGTAATTGGATTTGATGATATAGTATTCTCTTCGTCAATTGAGCCAACGTTATCAACAGTTAAAGTATTTAAATATGAAATGGGAAATGTTGCATTTGAAAGAGTAATAGAATTAATAAATGGTAAAAATGTTCATCCATATGTAACTTCATTATTTACGGAATTTATTGAAAGAAATTCAACTAAGGGGGTATGAAAATGAAAAAATTGCTAGTGATTTTATTTTTATCAATGTTTGTTTTATCCTTTGCAAAAACAACATTGGTATTTTGGACTGCACCAAATCCTAATCAAGAAGCTTTTTGGAAAAAATTAGTTGCTGAATATGAAAAGCAAAATCCTGATATTGATATCGAATGGACAACAATTCCTGCTGCAGGAAGTTCTGAAGAAGCAATTTTAAGTGCAATTGCATCAGGAAGAACTCCTGATATTTGTACAAATATTTTTTCAGGATTTGCTGCTCAATTAATAGAATTGGATCAATTAGTTGAATTGAATAAATTACCAGGATTCAATGATTTAATTTCAGTTAGAAAAATGGAAAATATTATAAAAGGTTGGGAATTTATGGGTAAATCATATGTTTTACCTATTTATTCTAATCCTATATTGATGTGGTGGAGAAAAGATATTTTAAAAGAATACGGTTGGGAAAAACCACCAAGAACTTATTCTGAAATATATAAACTTTCAAAACAATTTGTTGTACCTAAAGAAAAATATACAATGAGAGTTGTAGCTGGAAGAAACTGGTGGGATAGATGGTTTGATTATATTACTTACTATTATGCAGCAAGTGAAGGAAAACCTTATATCGATTTGAAGAAATATAAGGCTGTATATAATAATGATGCGGGAATAAAAGTTGCAAAATTTTTTGAAACGATGTTTAAAAATGGATGGACTGCTGTAGATCTTGGAAATGCTCCATTATATAATGGTGTAATTTTAGCAAGTTTAAAAGGCCCATGGGAAATACCTTATGCAGAAAATCAATTCCCAGAAGTATTAAAAAATATAGAAATTACACCACCAGTAGTGCCTGATGATTATCCCGAAAAAAATCCTATTTATACTTTTGCAGATACAAAAGGATTAGTAATATTTAAATCTTCTAAACACCAAAAAGAAGCTTGGGATTTTGTTAAATGGGTTTTTTCAAATCCTGAATATGATAGATTATGGTTAGAAATGACAAAAATGCCACCAGCCAGAGGAGATTTATTAGAAAATAAATTATTTACAGAATTTTTTAATAATAATCCATTAGCAGCAGAATATGCTAAATATGTAGCTTATGCAGTACCTCCAGCTTTAATATCAAAAACTGTTGAGGTTCAAGATGAAATGACATATAGTTTAATTGAACCATTAATGTATGGAAAATCTGATGCCGAAAGTGCAATAAAAGAGTCTATAAAAAAGATAAATAGAATAATATGGTGATTTTATGGTTACTAAAATGCGAAAAAGAGAAGCCCGTAAGGGGCTTCTTATATCCTCAACATATTTGATATATGCTGCTATTTTTTGGGGATATCCATTTGTGTGGTTAGTTATATTGGCTTTTTCTAGATGGAGATATGTAGGTAGACCACAATTTGCAGGATTTAGAAACTTTTTGAGGATAATTTATGATCCAATATTTTGGAAATCATTTTTTAATGTTTTAAATTTTCTAGTATATTATATACCAATAGTTTTAATATTTTCATTATTATTTGCATTAGCTTTAAGTAAGTTGAAATATGGAAAAACATTTGTAGCTTTATCTTTTTTAGTAGCAAATATTTCTTCTGGAGTAGCATATTCTATTATGTTTTCAAAATTGTTTGCAGAAAATGGGCCATTAAATCAAATAATATATAAACTTTTTAATACTACCATTCCTTGGTTTACAAGTCCTCAATTAGCAATGTTTTCTATATCTCTAATAGTAGTATGGAAATTTATTGGTTATTATGGATTAATACTATATTCTGGAATTATTAGTATTCCTAAAAGTATATATGAAGCAGCAGAATTAGATGGTGCAAACAAATATGTGAAATTTTTTAAGATTACATTGCCATTGTTAAATCCTTCTATAATAATGGTTTTAGTATTTGCTATATCTTTATCATTTGGTATATTTACTGAACCATATATGATTACTGGTGGAGGCCCAATGAGGAGTACATTAATGCCAATGATGGTTATGTATACTTCAGCTTTTCAAAAATTAGATCCAACTTATTCAGCAACAATGTCAATTTTTATAGCGTTTTTCAGTTTCGGAATAATTTGGATAACAAGAAAATTATTTGAAAGAGAAGTGGAAATAGTATGAAAAAAATAAATAATCATATATTCCACATATTTATGTTTGCTTTGGCATTATTGTGGTTATATCCATATATTTGGTTATTAATGGCATCGTTAAAACCATCTAATGAAATATATACTAGATTTTGGCCAATACATTTCACTTTAGAGCATTTTAGGTTTATATTAGAAAGTGCAGAAAAAATGCAAAGACCATTTATAAGAGCATTTTTAAATAGTTTGTTTGTTTCGGTTACAGTAACAGCATCTGTTGTATTAACTTCGTCAATTATATCATATGCTTTGGCTAAATTAAGATTTAAAGGAAGAAATAAAATATTTAATTTTTTGATATTTCAAATGGTTTTTCCAAGTTTTATGTTTACAATTCCTATGTATATTTTAATAAGAAATTTGGGACTATTAGATACATATTCTGCATTAATATTACCAAGTTTAATGAGTGGTTGGGGTATTTTTATGATAACTCAAAGTTATAAAGGAACACCTAATGATTATATTGAAGCTGCAAAAATGGATGGAGCTACTGATCTATGGATTATTTTTAAAATAATGATTCCATTAAATAAATCTGCAGTTGCAATAGTATCTTTGTTTACGTTTATTGGTATTTGGGATAATTTTATGTGGCCTTTAATAGTAATGAAAGATTATAACAAAATGCCATTATCAGTATTGTTGGCAAGCTTTAATCATGAATATGGATCCTATATAGGGCCAATATTAGCCGGATCTGTTATACAAACTATACCTATGGTTATACTATTTTTAATATTTAGAAAATATTTCTTACAAGGAATTTCAATTACTTTAAAGTGAGGTGTTAAAGTTGGATTTGAAATTAAAAAGACATCCATTAAACCCATTATTTTCTCCTAATCCAAATCATTTATGGGAATCAAGATTTGTTTTTAATCCAGCTGTAGTATATGATGGAGAATTATTTCATATGTTATATAGAGCTCAGGGAGAAGATATGGTCTCAAGAATGGGGTATGCGGTAAGTACAGATGGTATTCATTTTAACAGAATGGAAAAACCTGTATTTGAACCAGAAGATATAACAGAAATGTATGGTGTTGAAGATCCTAGACTTACATATATTAATGGTAAATATTATATGTGTTATACTGCATATTCTCCAACAAATATTAGTGTTGCTATGGCTTCTACAACAAACTTTTTTAATTGGGAAAGGCATG is part of the Marinitoga litoralis genome and harbors:
- a CDS encoding carbohydrate ABC transporter permease; amino-acid sequence: MKKINNHIFHIFMFALALLWLYPYIWLLMASLKPSNEIYTRFWPIHFTLEHFRFILESAEKMQRPFIRAFLNSLFVSVTVTASVVLTSSIISYALAKLRFKGRNKIFNFLIFQMVFPSFMFTIPMYILIRNLGLLDTYSALILPSLMSGWGIFMITQSYKGTPNDYIEAAKMDGATDLWIIFKIMIPLNKSAVAIVSLFTFIGIWDNFMWPLIVMKDYNKMPLSVLLASFNHEYGSYIGPILAGSVIQTIPMVILFLIFRKYFLQGISITLK
- a CDS encoding LacI family DNA-binding transcriptional regulator, whose product is MANIEDVAKLAGTSIATVSRIINNKGKVSEKTKIKVLKAIEELNYKPSSQAKHLAKVKYGFKIGVLISDRIKSILDKNKNEFGEMDFYSTVLEGIYDGAKENKSKIKLFTFDEYLNTEKDCDGILIIGSDKIPDEILNCNINMVLVDNYIVGKKINAVISNGFDGAYYVVDKMIKRNYKRIIHVHGSLEFYEFRRRFEGYELAMKQNNLLPITYEVAENQESINYIIDLILSKNPEVIFASNDPIAIMILNSLKSKNIKVPEDIQVIGFDDIVFSSSIEPTLSTVKVFKYEMGNVAFERVIELINGKNVHPYVTSLFTEFIERNSTKGV
- a CDS encoding Gfo/Idh/MocA family protein — protein: MKRIKLGIVGTGIAARDLHLPGLKELEDKFEVVALYNRTKEKAIQFSNYLNNNPKIYDSYDKLLDNVEAVDLALPVQLNYEFIEKALKKGVNVICEKPISINVEEGKKIVELSKKYKNVIYIAENYRHFTAFDKIKELTSKIGNVYYLQWNLWIYMSKDNKYANTPWRQNPEHIGGFISDAGVHHVASMRKIFGDIKWVYGSVKDITDYLGGPDLLSSTFEFDNGILGNYNVSYAMDGKNILMIKGELGDIIFEDDIIKVIKYRDKVIEYYDEYKTHDENSYKKEFEDFYEVINGKENDLGNAEEALKDLAFIEAAIKSNGEKRVYINDLIK
- a CDS encoding carbohydrate ABC transporter permease, giving the protein MVTKMRKREARKGLLISSTYLIYAAIFWGYPFVWLVILAFSRWRYVGRPQFAGFRNFLRIIYDPIFWKSFFNVLNFLVYYIPIVLIFSLLFALALSKLKYGKTFVALSFLVANISSGVAYSIMFSKLFAENGPLNQIIYKLFNTTIPWFTSPQLAMFSISLIVVWKFIGYYGLILYSGIISIPKSIYEAAELDGANKYVKFFKITLPLLNPSIIMVLVFAISLSFGIFTEPYMITGGGPMRSTLMPMMVMYTSAFQKLDPTYSATMSIFIAFFSFGIIWITRKLFEREVEIV
- a CDS encoding ABC transporter substrate-binding protein, translating into MKKLLVILFLSMFVLSFAKTTLVFWTAPNPNQEAFWKKLVAEYEKQNPDIDIEWTTIPAAGSSEEAILSAIASGRTPDICTNIFSGFAAQLIELDQLVELNKLPGFNDLISVRKMENIIKGWEFMGKSYVLPIYSNPILMWWRKDILKEYGWEKPPRTYSEIYKLSKQFVVPKEKYTMRVVAGRNWWDRWFDYITYYYAASEGKPYIDLKKYKAVYNNDAGIKVAKFFETMFKNGWTAVDLGNAPLYNGVILASLKGPWEIPYAENQFPEVLKNIEITPPVVPDDYPEKNPIYTFADTKGLVIFKSSKHQKEAWDFVKWVFSNPEYDRLWLEMTKMPPARGDLLENKLFTEFFNNNPLAAEYAKYVAYAVPPALISKTVEVQDEMTYSLIEPLMYGKSDAESAIKESIKKINRIIW